A single Streptomyces sp. Edi2 DNA region contains:
- a CDS encoding TetR family transcriptional regulator — translation MARWQPDAPGRLAAAALDLFEEHGYENTTVIEIAERAGLTKSTFFRYFPDKREVLFGRGTVTGLLVEGIASAPPAAGPLDAVAHALDALGRTFFTVDRREFSGRRQAVLNANTELREREALKRIELTASMIEALNRRGVPSLTARVAAKLGTLVWEIAYDQWIDTDNSEGFGPLARQALAEVRAAGAVR, via the coding sequence ATGGCTCGCTGGCAACCCGACGCACCCGGACGACTCGCCGCCGCCGCCCTCGACCTCTTCGAGGAGCACGGCTACGAGAACACGACCGTGATCGAGATCGCGGAGCGCGCGGGGCTTACCAAGAGCACGTTCTTCCGGTACTTCCCGGACAAGCGTGAGGTGCTCTTCGGCAGGGGCACGGTGACCGGTCTGCTCGTCGAAGGGATCGCCTCGGCGCCGCCTGCAGCCGGGCCGCTCGACGCGGTGGCCCACGCCCTCGACGCGCTCGGCCGGACGTTCTTCACCGTCGACCGCCGCGAGTTCAGCGGCCGGCGCCAGGCCGTGCTGAACGCCAATACGGAACTGCGTGAACGCGAAGCCCTGAAAAGGATCGAGCTCACCGCCTCGATGATCGAGGCCCTCAACCGCCGCGGAGTCCCGAGCCTGACCGCGCGCGTGGCCGCGAAACTGGGCACGCTCGTCTGGGAGATCGCCTACGACCAGTGGATCGACACCGACAACAGCGAGGGCTTCGGCCCGCTGGCACGGCAAGCGCTCGCCGAAGTACGCGCGGCCGGAGCCGTGCGCTAG
- a CDS encoding helix-turn-helix transcriptional regulator, producing the protein MPNIRHTPAAPTHTLALAAGERIDAHRHDNHQIVYAGSGVLAVTTDAGTWFAPGTRAIWVPAGTVHAHRAYGHLDLHTLGLPVGDNPLRLDAPTVLAVSPLLRELILVYTREPTGSGPERRRLRAVLLDQLRASRQQPVQLPSPADPRLAAACALLHDNPADPRTLAELGAHTHTGERTLSRLFRSELGMTFPQWRTQLRLYHALKMLADGASVTTVARRCGWSSTSAFIDVFRRAYGYTPGSHHRRG; encoded by the coding sequence ATGCCGAATATCCGCCACACGCCCGCCGCGCCGACCCACACGCTGGCGCTGGCGGCCGGCGAACGCATCGACGCCCACCGCCATGACAACCACCAGATCGTCTACGCGGGCTCCGGCGTCCTGGCCGTCACCACCGACGCCGGCACCTGGTTCGCCCCCGGCACCCGCGCCATCTGGGTCCCCGCCGGCACCGTCCACGCCCACCGCGCCTACGGCCACCTCGACCTGCACACCCTCGGCCTGCCCGTCGGCGACAACCCCCTGCGTCTGGACGCGCCCACCGTTCTGGCCGTCAGCCCCCTCCTGCGCGAGCTGATCCTCGTCTACACCCGCGAGCCCACCGGGAGCGGACCGGAGCGCCGCCGGCTGCGCGCCGTTCTCCTCGATCAGCTCCGCGCCTCACGGCAGCAGCCCGTACAGCTGCCGTCGCCCGCCGACCCGAGGCTGGCCGCCGCCTGCGCCCTCCTGCACGACAACCCCGCCGACCCCCGCACCCTTGCCGAGCTCGGCGCCCACACGCATACCGGGGAACGCACCCTCAGCCGCCTCTTCCGCTCCGAACTCGGGATGACCTTCCCCCAGTGGCGCACCCAACTGCGCCTGTACCACGCCCTGAAGATGCTCGCCGACGGCGCATCCGTCACCACCGTCGCCCGTCGCTGCGGCTGGTCCTCCACGAGTGCCTTCATCGATGTCTTCCGCCGTGCCTACGGATACACCCCGGGCAGTCACCACCGCCGGGGGTAG
- a CDS encoding MAB_1171c family putative transporter, producing MFDVIYLSFGVAAWAIVGYKSRAWFRDRSNADLGLACVMTGGVATVFLFSAPSLYRAFDRLTGVSNLAMVFLYSSVVVFAAGALVLMLRWTSGEGAAARTRARSRARAAVGAVAALWAVAITGFVVGRPDAVEHPRDFSTAYTDSPGVMLFLVLYLAIFGLSSAALGTLCPRLAARLGTTYLARGLRLLAAGCWLGLGYCGCKVIGFVLSWTGHPALWLSNGVAPLSASVAALMVLAGFALPAAGPRVAAWRRLRRLSPLWRTVTARSPEVTMEASAWAVRWPFADLEWRANRQMAEIRDVQRGIRRHVESDALDIARERARAVALDDRQLAAVAEAAALRRGLENRAVGHVPVHGADSVVVSSGTKPAELTAEYEHLALVADVYHSPLIETVLTELRQRSTLARS from the coding sequence GTGTTTGATGTCATCTATCTGTCGTTCGGCGTGGCGGCCTGGGCGATCGTCGGGTACAAGTCCCGGGCCTGGTTCCGCGACCGCAGCAATGCCGACCTGGGGCTGGCCTGTGTGATGACCGGTGGCGTGGCCACGGTCTTCCTCTTCTCCGCGCCGAGCCTCTACCGCGCCTTCGACCGGCTGACCGGCGTGTCCAACCTCGCCATGGTCTTCCTCTACTCCTCCGTCGTGGTGTTCGCCGCAGGCGCGTTGGTGCTGATGCTGCGCTGGACGTCGGGCGAGGGTGCGGCCGCGCGGACTCGTGCGCGCAGCAGAGCGCGCGCCGCCGTCGGGGCCGTGGCCGCGCTGTGGGCGGTGGCGATCACCGGGTTCGTGGTCGGCAGGCCGGACGCCGTCGAGCACCCCCGCGACTTCAGCACCGCCTACACCGACTCGCCCGGCGTCATGCTCTTCCTGGTGCTGTATCTGGCCATCTTCGGCCTGAGCTCGGCGGCCCTGGGGACGCTGTGCCCGCGGCTCGCCGCCCGGCTCGGCACGACGTATCTGGCCCGCGGGCTGCGGCTGCTGGCCGCCGGCTGCTGGCTCGGCCTGGGCTACTGCGGCTGCAAGGTCATCGGCTTCGTGCTGTCCTGGACGGGCCACCCGGCACTGTGGCTCTCCAACGGGGTGGCTCCGCTCAGCGCCTCGGTCGCGGCGCTCATGGTCCTTGCCGGATTCGCGCTGCCGGCGGCCGGCCCCCGGGTCGCCGCCTGGCGCCGGCTGCGCCGGCTCTCCCCGCTCTGGCGGACCGTCACCGCCCGCTCCCCGGAGGTCACGATGGAGGCCTCGGCGTGGGCCGTACGGTGGCCGTTCGCGGATCTGGAGTGGCGGGCCAACCGCCAGATGGCCGAGATCCGGGACGTACAGCGCGGCATCCGCCGCCATGTGGAGTCCGACGCCCTCGACATCGCCCGTGAACGCGCCCGCGCGGTCGCCCTGGACGACCGGCAGCTGGCGGCCGTCGCGGAGGCCGCCGCCCTCCGCCGTGGCCTGGAGAACCGCGCGGTGGGCCATGTCCCCGTCCACGGCGCCGACAGCGTGGTGGTCTCCAGTGGCACGAAACCGGCCGAACTCACCGCGGAGTACGAGCACTTGGCACTGGTCGCGGACGTCTACCACTCACCGTTGATCGAGACCGTGCTCACCGAGCTGCGGCAGCGGAGCACGCTGGCACGCAGCTGA
- a CDS encoding helix-turn-helix transcriptional regulator — translation MSVGDDGRSDEAGSTLAERLSHLFANMHPPGAPYTNAFVAEEISAGDEEYGGVKVTEQYLSMLRNGRRTNPSPELLRALSKFFAVPVGYLLGDLSQPQAARVEEEVRFLAAMRDQRVRAIALRSVGLPPEVQDSLTTIISQFRQQMNLPADPPEQGGDRHGE, via the coding sequence ATGAGCGTGGGGGACGACGGCCGGTCCGACGAGGCGGGCAGCACGCTCGCGGAGCGGCTGAGCCACCTCTTCGCGAATATGCACCCGCCGGGGGCCCCGTATACCAACGCCTTTGTGGCCGAGGAGATCAGCGCCGGGGACGAGGAGTACGGCGGCGTCAAGGTCACCGAGCAGTATCTGTCGATGCTGCGCAACGGCCGGCGTACGAACCCGAGCCCTGAGCTGCTGCGCGCGCTGTCCAAGTTCTTTGCCGTTCCGGTCGGTTATCTGCTGGGCGACCTCTCGCAGCCGCAGGCCGCGCGGGTGGAGGAAGAGGTCCGCTTCCTCGCCGCCATGCGGGACCAGCGGGTGCGGGCCATTGCGCTGCGCTCCGTGGGGCTGCCGCCGGAGGTGCAGGACAGTCTGACGACGATCATCTCCCAGTTCCGGCAGCAGATGAACCTGCCGGCCGACCCGCCGGAGCAGGGCGGTGACCGGCACGGTGAGTGA
- a CDS encoding NADP-dependent oxidoreductase: MSKAVRYRRFGGPEVLELQEIPEPHAAPDEVRVRVTAAGLNPMDWQITTQPDMAARFGITLPAGFGSDFAGVVDEVGAEATGFATGDRVYGAAIGRSVADFVLVKTSAETLWPTPEGIGDEVACTLPVSGLTASAALAAIGLRTGDTVLIGGAAGGVGIFAVQLAKLAGARVLGTASEGTFGFLRGLGAEPVAYGPGLTDRVRALAPEGITAATDLFGREAAETALKLGVAPERITVVADGPAPPPGVRKTGALDAGPGTLERIADAIRSGEITVPIAATFPVERIREAVTTQAERHVHGKIVVAL; the protein is encoded by the coding sequence ATGAGTAAAGCTGTCCGATACCGGCGCTTTGGCGGTCCCGAAGTACTCGAACTGCAGGAGATACCCGAGCCGCACGCCGCACCGGACGAGGTTCGCGTCCGGGTCACGGCCGCCGGGCTGAATCCGATGGATTGGCAAATCACCACACAGCCCGACATGGCGGCGCGGTTCGGCATCACCTTGCCGGCCGGGTTCGGCAGCGACTTCGCCGGAGTGGTGGACGAGGTGGGCGCCGAAGCCACGGGATTCGCGACCGGCGACCGGGTGTATGGGGCTGCGATTGGCCGGTCCGTCGCCGATTTCGTGCTGGTCAAGACATCCGCGGAAACGCTGTGGCCCACCCCGGAGGGCATCGGCGACGAGGTGGCCTGCACGCTTCCGGTGTCCGGTCTGACGGCCTCCGCCGCGCTCGCCGCGATCGGGCTCCGCACCGGGGACACCGTCCTGATCGGTGGGGCGGCGGGTGGCGTGGGCATCTTCGCCGTGCAGCTGGCGAAGCTTGCGGGTGCCCGGGTGCTCGGCACCGCCTCCGAAGGAACGTTCGGATTCCTGCGCGGGCTCGGCGCCGAACCCGTGGCGTACGGCCCTGGCCTGACGGATCGGGTGCGGGCCCTGGCGCCCGAGGGGATCACCGCCGCAACCGACCTGTTCGGAAGGGAGGCGGCCGAGACCGCGCTCAAGCTCGGCGTGGCACCCGAGCGGATCACCGTCGTGGCCGACGGCCCCGCCCCGCCGCCCGGTGTGCGCAAGACGGGCGCCCTCGATGCGGGGCCGGGCACCCTGGAACGGATCGCCGACGCGATCCGTTCCGGCGAGATCACGGTGCCGATCGCGGCGACCTTCCCGGTCGAGCGGATTCGCGAAGCCGTGACGACGCAGGCCGAGAGGCATGTTCACGGCAAAATCGTGGTCGCTCTGTGA